From Mucilaginibacter rubeus, a single genomic window includes:
- a CDS encoding HD domain-containing protein — MSVNKVKSIAGITIPDSTIANHATELLLEHGTEFIYNHSLRVFIFSSLNGERRQLKYDPELLYVSSIFHDLGLTPHYSSPDKRFEVDGANAAREFLKSYGLPKDQLQLVWDTIALHTTIGVAEHKEPEVALMYSGVGLDVMGEGYENLSDANREEIITAFPRNDFKKKIIPTFFGGFEHKTETTFGNIKADVCAYMIPNFHRKNFCDCILHSPWKE, encoded by the coding sequence ATGTCAGTAAACAAAGTAAAATCAATAGCCGGGATCACCATTCCCGATAGTACCATCGCCAATCATGCCACCGAACTTTTATTGGAGCACGGCACCGAATTCATCTACAATCACTCGCTCAGGGTGTTTATCTTTTCGTCACTTAACGGCGAGCGCAGGCAATTAAAATATGACCCGGAATTGCTGTACGTTAGTTCCATATTTCATGACCTGGGATTAACGCCACACTACAGCAGCCCCGATAAACGCTTTGAGGTAGATGGTGCCAACGCTGCACGGGAGTTTCTGAAAAGTTATGGACTGCCTAAAGATCAATTACAACTGGTTTGGGATACCATTGCCCTGCATACCACTATCGGGGTTGCAGAACACAAAGAGCCGGAAGTAGCCCTGATGTATTCAGGCGTTGGCCTTGATGTAATGGGCGAAGGCTATGAAAATCTGAGCGATGCCAACCGGGAAGAGATCATAACCGCGTTTCCGCGTAATGATTTTAAGAAGAAGATCATCCCTACATTTTTCGGCGGGTTTGAGCATAAAACCGAAACCACTTTTGGTAACATCAAGGCAGATGTTTGCGCCTATATGATCCCCAATTTTCACCGCAAGAATTTTTGCGATTGTATCCTGCATTCGCCGTGGAAAGAATAA
- the msrB gene encoding peptide-methionine (R)-S-oxide reductase MsrB produces the protein MKAVYIIAALFCFATSVFAQQPKIKGHENNPYYSNTDTKHLNVSNAEWKKILPAALYATAREQETERAFTGKLWNKDTKGTYYCAVCGNKLFRSDAKFASDCGWPSFYEPVRKNSVIYKEDNSYGMQRTEVLCARCDSHLGHIFDDGPPPTHKRFCMNSVSLDFVPEGFGL, from the coding sequence ATGAAAGCGGTATATATCATAGCAGCCTTGTTTTGTTTTGCTACGAGCGTATTTGCGCAGCAACCTAAAATAAAAGGGCACGAAAACAATCCTTATTACTCTAATACGGATACCAAACATTTGAATGTATCTAACGCGGAGTGGAAAAAGATCCTGCCTGCGGCCTTGTATGCAACAGCAAGGGAGCAGGAAACGGAGCGTGCATTCACCGGTAAGCTTTGGAATAAGGATACTAAAGGCACTTATTATTGCGCGGTATGTGGCAATAAACTTTTCCGTTCGGATGCCAAATTTGCAAGTGATTGTGGATGGCCAAGTTTTTACGAGCCGGTACGTAAAAACAGCGTAATCTATAAAGAAGATAACTCATACGGGATGCAACGTACCGAGGTGCTTTGCGCCCGTTGCGATTCGCACCTGGGACACATTTTTGATGATGGTCCGCCGCCAACTCATAAAAGGTTTTGCATGAATTCTGTTTCGCTTGATTTTGTGCCTGAAGGGTTTGGGTTGTAA
- a CDS encoding DUF1543 domain-containing protein, translating into MENLKLFMLMLGCKPPGRHVEQHDVFFGIASSLRDLVPEIQAFWPEPEKIHIDAWREVNTVDGYAVKIAPRNDNTSQENKLFFINLGGYQPNKFEEQHYVVLTVQENFASASKNAKETFFFKNNQFDGANSHIDDKYGVDVDDIYNVEDILNTAQKEKYQLKLIPNADLPEDKITLGYFKLSNL; encoded by the coding sequence ATGGAAAACCTGAAACTTTTTATGCTGATGCTGGGCTGCAAACCACCCGGAAGACATGTAGAACAACATGACGTTTTCTTTGGGATAGCATCATCACTACGCGACCTTGTTCCCGAGATCCAGGCGTTTTGGCCGGAGCCCGAAAAAATTCATATTGATGCCTGGCGCGAAGTCAATACCGTTGATGGTTATGCAGTAAAGATTGCTCCGCGGAACGATAATACATCTCAGGAAAATAAACTATTCTTCATCAACCTTGGCGGCTATCAGCCTAATAAGTTTGAAGAACAGCACTACGTTGTACTCACTGTTCAGGAAAATTTCGCTTCGGCTTCAAAAAACGCTAAGGAAACCTTCTTCTTTAAAAACAACCAGTTCGATGGTGCTAACTCACACATAGATGATAAATATGGTGTTGATGTTGACGACATTTACAACGTAGAAGATATTTTGAACACCGCCCAGAAGGAAAAATATCAGCTTAAACTTATCCCGAATGCAGATCTCCCTGAAGATAAGATCACCCTTGGTTATTTTAAATTAAGCAATCTATAA
- a CDS encoding alpha/beta fold hydrolase, producing the protein MKTINSILKTVLVLSFTIVAFIANAQVKPANPPAGFKHQYATVNGVKIHYVIGGQGEPLLLVHGFGQNWYMWNRLLPELSKHFTIVAPDLRGVGESAKPVGGYDKKTMSTDLHELMKSLGFKNINLVGHDIGLMVAYAYAAQYPEDVKKIALLDALLPGVEPVWSQVRSQAWWFGFFGMPHSGEIVDGKAGLFLTNFWPIVGYVKEPFTKAETDEFIRAYSVPGATTGAFNWFAAFNQDAVDNVELMKKKLPMPLLAMGSDHLAGAFLADHSKLVAENVKEVIIHDSGHWIVQEQTAQVQKGLLDFFLDK; encoded by the coding sequence ATGAAAACAATAAATTCAATCTTGAAAACAGTGCTGGTACTGTCATTTACCATCGTAGCATTTATAGCCAATGCACAGGTTAAACCGGCAAATCCTCCGGCTGGGTTTAAGCATCAGTATGCGACAGTGAACGGTGTGAAAATCCATTATGTTATAGGCGGCCAGGGCGAGCCTTTGTTACTGGTGCATGGTTTCGGTCAAAACTGGTACATGTGGAACCGCTTATTGCCCGAACTGTCTAAACATTTTACCATAGTTGCCCCGGATTTGAGAGGTGTAGGCGAATCGGCCAAACCGGTAGGCGGCTATGATAAAAAAACAATGTCGACAGATCTGCATGAGCTGATGAAATCCCTGGGCTTTAAAAATATTAATTTGGTTGGTCACGATATAGGCCTGATGGTAGCTTATGCTTATGCAGCCCAATATCCTGAGGATGTTAAAAAAATTGCTTTGCTTGATGCCCTGCTTCCTGGTGTTGAACCGGTATGGAGCCAGGTACGTTCACAAGCATGGTGGTTTGGTTTTTTTGGCATGCCACATTCAGGAGAAATTGTGGATGGCAAGGCCGGTTTATTCCTCACTAATTTCTGGCCGATAGTAGGCTATGTTAAAGAACCATTCACCAAAGCCGAAACTGACGAATTTATAAGGGCTTACTCTGTACCAGGAGCCACTACAGGCGCGTTTAACTGGTTTGCCGCCTTTAACCAGGACGCAGTAGATAATGTTGAGCTGATGAAGAAAAAGCTGCCAATGCCATTGCTGGCTATGGGCTCGGATCATTTAGCCGGAGCGTTTTTAGCAGATCACTCTAAGCTTGTAGCCGAAAATGTAAAAGAGGTGATCATTCATGACTCTGGCCATTGGATAGTACAGGAGCAAACTGCTCAGGTACAAAAAGGCCTGCTTGATTTCTTTCTTGATAAATAA
- a CDS encoding alpha/beta hydrolase, with amino-acid sequence MEKKVSKTIVFITGAFVSNSSWDNWKIYFEGQGYTTLAPAWPHKNASACDLRQRQPDAAIASQRLAGLTEYFADIIKALPHKPILIGHSMGGLITQLLLQRGLGVAGVAIHSLQPKGVFTFKYSFYKAGWGALGFFTSSKKSYLMSFREWQYAFTNGMNYEDQKQAYYDLATPESKLLVRDALTYDARVDFNRPHAPLLFLAGSNDNFIPASLNYANYKKYSDKSSITDYRESESRNHYVLGQSTWTEDAEYIAGWLGALPE; translated from the coding sequence ATGGAAAAGAAAGTTTCAAAAACAATAGTTTTTATAACCGGCGCTTTTGTAAGCAACAGTAGTTGGGATAACTGGAAAATATATTTTGAGGGGCAGGGATATACTACCCTGGCACCGGCCTGGCCGCATAAAAACGCATCGGCCTGTGATTTACGCCAAAGGCAGCCCGACGCTGCTATTGCATCACAGCGCCTGGCCGGTTTAACCGAATATTTTGCCGATATCATAAAGGCATTACCTCACAAACCCATCCTTATAGGGCATTCAATGGGCGGCCTGATAACACAATTATTGTTGCAGCGGGGTTTAGGAGTAGCTGGTGTCGCCATTCATTCCCTGCAGCCTAAAGGGGTATTTACTTTCAAATATTCGTTTTATAAAGCAGGCTGGGGAGCACTGGGCTTTTTTACCTCATCAAAAAAATCATATCTCATGTCGTTCAGGGAATGGCAGTACGCTTTTACCAATGGCATGAACTACGAGGATCAAAAGCAGGCCTACTATGACCTGGCAACGCCTGAATCAAAGTTACTGGTACGTGATGCACTGACTTACGATGCCCGGGTAGATTTTAACAGGCCGCATGCGCCATTGCTTTTTTTAGCAGGCAGTAACGACAATTTTATCCCGGCCTCGCTCAATTACGCCAACTATAAAAAATACAGTGATAAAAGTTCAATTACCGATTACCGGGAATCTGAAAGCCGCAATCATTACGTGCTTGGGCAGTCAACCTGGACAGAAGATGCGGAGTACATCGCCGGCTGGCTTGGCGCTTTGCCAGAGTAA
- the msrA gene encoding peptide-methionine (S)-S-oxide reductase MsrA, giving the protein MKKIICSIAVLLTACFSVFASVPKKGLDTATFATGCFWCTEAKFQQLKGVEKVISGFSGGHVANPSYELVCTGTTGHAEACNIIYDPTKITYDELLAAFFVAHDPTQLNRQGNDVGTQYRSAIFYHNAQQKQKAQYYISKLNAEKAYKDPIVTEVTPYKAFYKAENYHQNYFNQNGSQPYCKYVIQPELEKFKKVFKDKLKQ; this is encoded by the coding sequence ATGAAAAAAATCATTTGTTCGATAGCTGTGTTATTAACGGCTTGTTTCTCTGTTTTTGCATCTGTCCCTAAAAAAGGTTTGGATACAGCCACTTTTGCTACCGGCTGTTTTTGGTGTACCGAAGCCAAATTTCAGCAATTGAAAGGCGTGGAAAAGGTAATTTCGGGTTTTTCAGGCGGGCACGTAGCCAATCCATCTTACGAGTTGGTTTGCACCGGCACAACCGGTCATGCAGAGGCTTGTAATATCATTTACGATCCTACAAAGATCACGTATGATGAGCTGCTTGCGGCATTTTTTGTAGCGCATGACCCAACTCAATTAAACAGGCAGGGTAATGATGTGGGTACGCAATACCGCTCGGCTATATTTTATCATAATGCCCAACAAAAACAAAAGGCTCAATATTACATTAGTAAACTAAATGCCGAAAAAGCCTATAAAGACCCAATAGTAACAGAGGTAACTCCTTATAAAGCTTTTTACAAGGCCGAAAATTATCACCAGAACTATTTTAACCAAAACGGCAGCCAGCCTTATTGTAAATATGTGATCCAACCTGAATTGGAAAAATTTAAAAAGGTGTTTAAAGATAAACTGAAACAATAA
- a CDS encoding sensor histidine kinase has product MKLLFTLGIILFIQFSVSGQSSVPQKSAAKSASQQSVSHDSNRFNLLLDSADQFQRQNKLQKASHLLRETENGLSSAPISQKIQLYTRLLNISATLKQFQVADRYADKLQSLSTGVDDDETNQYTVYQALIPYFLATKKADKAVGYITLHNGLSKAQNNTAGLAQNNLWLFKLDSLRGNHLAALAHYRLYADLKDSVFEQIKKGQIAQLDSQYHTKNKDKRLKDQEINIALLKKQEVLQRQHLNQVRLIQNITIACAAVLFMLSGVIYSRYRLKQSANTKLEAQQLEINQKNETLEHLAEQKDVLLEEKEWLIKEIHHRVKNNLQIVISLLNTQSVYLNDEKAHAAIRESQHRMQSIAFIHQKLYQSESRALIEAHIYIAELIEYLSNSFDTGKRICFEKDLVDLELDVSRAVPIGLILNEAITNSIKYAFPNDADGCISVSLCCVQENSFRLCVSDNGIGLPEGFEIAKCRSLGMNLMRGLSKQIGSSLKLENNNGLSISIDFKDEKLLKPNLN; this is encoded by the coding sequence ATGAAACTGTTATTTACCCTGGGCATTATCTTATTTATACAGTTTTCCGTTTCGGGGCAGTCAAGCGTACCCCAAAAATCAGCTGCCAAATCAGCAAGTCAGCAAAGCGTCAGTCACGACTCAAACAGGTTTAATCTATTGCTCGATAGTGCAGATCAGTTCCAAAGGCAAAACAAACTGCAAAAGGCTTCTCATTTATTAAGGGAAACAGAAAACGGACTTTCATCCGCGCCAATCAGTCAAAAAATACAACTCTACACACGCCTGCTCAATATATCTGCAACACTTAAACAATTCCAGGTAGCGGATAGATATGCGGATAAACTACAATCCCTCTCCACTGGTGTTGATGATGACGAAACAAACCAATACACTGTTTACCAGGCACTGATCCCCTATTTTCTGGCAACAAAAAAGGCTGATAAAGCAGTTGGCTATATCACCCTTCATAATGGATTAAGCAAAGCACAAAACAACACCGCCGGCCTGGCCCAAAATAACCTTTGGCTTTTTAAACTTGATTCTCTTCGTGGTAACCATCTTGCAGCTTTAGCCCATTACCGGCTATATGCCGATTTAAAAGATTCGGTATTTGAGCAAATTAAAAAGGGGCAAATAGCGCAGCTTGATAGTCAATATCATACTAAAAACAAAGACAAGCGGCTTAAAGACCAGGAAATTAATATCGCCCTTTTAAAAAAGCAGGAGGTTTTACAACGCCAGCACCTTAACCAGGTAAGGCTAATTCAAAACATTACAATAGCCTGCGCGGCAGTACTTTTTATGCTATCGGGTGTGATATATAGTCGTTACAGGCTTAAGCAATCTGCCAATACAAAACTGGAGGCCCAGCAACTGGAGATTAATCAGAAAAACGAAACGCTGGAGCATCTTGCCGAACAAAAGGACGTGCTGCTTGAAGAAAAGGAGTGGCTTATTAAAGAGATCCATCACCGGGTAAAAAACAACCTGCAAATTGTGATCAGTCTGCTCAATACGCAGTCGGTTTACCTTAACGATGAAAAAGCCCATGCCGCCATCCGCGAAAGCCAGCACCGGATGCAGTCAATTGCGTTTATTCATCAAAAACTTTACCAGTCAGAAAGCCGGGCTCTCATTGAAGCCCACATTTATATAGCCGAGCTGATAGAATATTTAAGCAATAGCTTTGACACCGGTAAACGGATCTGCTTTGAAAAAGACCTGGTTGATCTTGAGCTTGATGTATCAAGGGCCGTACCCATCGGCCTCATCCTGAACGAAGCGATTACCAACTCCATAAAATACGCTTTCCCTAATGACGCCGACGGCTGCATCAGCGTATCGTTATGTTGTGTTCAGGAAAATAGTTTCAGGCTTTGTGTTAGTGATAATGGCATTGGTTTACCGGAAGGTTTTGAAATTGCCAAATGCCGGTCCTTAGGCATGAATTTAATGCGGGGCTTAAGTAAACAAATTGGTAGCAGCCTCAAACTCGAAAACAATAACGGGCTCAGCATCAGTATTGATTTTAAGGACGAGAAACTGCTAAAACCCAATCTCAATTAA
- the ligD gene encoding DNA ligase D, with translation MSLEKYVEKRDFSKTKEPKAGRSKDKDHLMFVIQKHDASRLHYDFRLEMDGVLKSWAIPKGPSTDPKVKRLAMMVEDHPFDYRNFEGIIPQGEYGGGTVIVWDEGTYEPIDKIKGKKAQEKYLLKQLEAGSVKIKLHGEKLEGEFALVKTHGMGENGWLLIKHNDEFASAKDITKKDKSILSGKTITSMEKTSEKVWQHGHEEDLEKPQKPVKKKAPNEPVEKLESKVDTNDTETFDVEALLKKAPKSKAPTNIKPMKATLVDEPFDDTDWLYEVKWDGYRAIAVIDKKGAELISRNNLPFDKYYPINKLLKEWQINAVIDGEILVLNDKGISDFGALQNWRSEADGNLVYYVFDILWYEGKNLMGLPLKQRQAILSAILPTNNDQIRQSKSFDTGGIEFFNAAERIGLEGIIAKKASSVYTSDLRSKEWLKIKVHRRQEVIVAGFTKNAGTSKSFSALILALYDDKGKLQYVGKVGTGFSDKLQKEMMAEFKPLITAKSPFEVEPDVDKPSRFRPQRMGAKPTWLKPELVCEVAFAEVTSDGVFRQASFKGMRTDKKAKDVVLETPKHTAETVEETASEDKDEHAKAIKPVENTDRKTLLNPKDETQVRKICGHELKFTHLSKVYWPEDGVTKRDMFNYYYQVADYILPYLKDRPMSLNRFPDGIHGPSFYQKDIKGKAPDWMTKTFPYTNGEGEHKEYLVGSDESYLLWMASLGCIEMNPWFSRVKSPDNPDYCVIDLDPDKNTFDQVIEAALEVKKVLDAIDVPSCCKTSGSTGMHIYIPLGAKYDYDQSQMFARLVVGIVHKRIPDYTSLERMVAKRNGKMYLDFLQNRPGATIAGPYSLRPKPGATVSMPLHWDEVKPGLTMKDFTIFNSVDRLKETGDLFKGVLAKGIDLEKTIKKAKSVFE, from the coding sequence ATGAGCCTGGAAAAGTATGTAGAAAAACGCGATTTCAGCAAAACCAAAGAGCCTAAAGCTGGCAGAAGCAAGGATAAGGATCACCTGATGTTCGTGATCCAGAAACATGATGCTTCACGCTTACATTACGATTTCAGGCTTGAAATGGATGGTGTGCTTAAAAGCTGGGCCATCCCGAAAGGCCCGTCAACCGATCCTAAAGTCAAGCGTTTGGCCATGATGGTTGAGGATCATCCTTTTGATTACCGAAACTTTGAAGGTATTATTCCGCAGGGCGAATATGGCGGCGGTACCGTGATTGTTTGGGATGAAGGTACTTATGAACCTATTGATAAGATCAAGGGCAAAAAGGCGCAGGAAAAATATCTGCTTAAGCAACTCGAAGCAGGCTCGGTAAAAATTAAACTTCATGGCGAAAAGCTGGAGGGAGAGTTTGCTTTAGTAAAAACCCACGGTATGGGCGAAAACGGCTGGTTGCTTATCAAGCATAATGATGAATTTGCTTCGGCAAAAGATATTACAAAAAAAGATAAATCTATCCTCTCCGGCAAAACCATTACAAGCATGGAGAAAACCAGCGAAAAGGTTTGGCAGCATGGCCACGAAGAAGATTTAGAGAAACCTCAAAAACCGGTTAAAAAAAAAGCCCCGAACGAACCGGTTGAGAAACTGGAAAGTAAGGTTGATACTAACGATACCGAAACCTTTGATGTTGAGGCATTATTGAAAAAAGCCCCAAAATCAAAAGCGCCAACCAATATCAAACCCATGAAGGCCACTTTAGTTGATGAGCCTTTTGATGACACCGACTGGCTTTACGAAGTTAAATGGGATGGCTACAGGGCCATCGCCGTTATCGATAAAAAAGGAGCAGAGCTTATTTCCCGCAATAACCTTCCTTTTGATAAATATTATCCCATCAATAAGCTGCTAAAAGAATGGCAGATCAATGCGGTGATTGATGGCGAGATCCTGGTGTTGAACGATAAAGGCATTTCTGATTTTGGCGCATTGCAAAACTGGCGGAGCGAAGCCGATGGTAATCTGGTTTATTATGTATTCGATATCCTTTGGTATGAAGGTAAAAACCTCATGGGCTTGCCACTGAAACAGCGCCAGGCTATTTTAAGTGCGATTTTGCCAACCAATAATGACCAGATCAGGCAGAGCAAGTCATTTGATACCGGCGGCATAGAGTTTTTTAACGCCGCCGAGCGTATCGGCTTAGAGGGGATAATCGCAAAAAAAGCAAGCAGTGTTTATACGTCTGATCTTCGCTCAAAAGAGTGGCTTAAAATAAAAGTGCACCGCAGGCAGGAAGTGATTGTTGCCGGGTTTACTAAAAACGCCGGCACTTCAAAATCATTCAGCGCGTTGATATTGGCTTTGTATGATGATAAGGGCAAACTACAATATGTAGGTAAAGTAGGCACCGGTTTTTCGGATAAACTGCAGAAGGAAATGATGGCGGAATTCAAGCCGCTGATTACAGCTAAAAGCCCATTTGAGGTAGAGCCAGATGTAGATAAGCCATCCCGCTTCAGGCCGCAGCGGATGGGGGCAAAGCCAACCTGGCTTAAACCCGAGCTTGTTTGTGAAGTTGCCTTTGCCGAGGTAACAAGCGACGGGGTATTCAGGCAGGCATCTTTTAAAGGGATGCGCACCGATAAAAAGGCGAAAGATGTGGTGCTGGAAACGCCTAAACATACCGCTGAAACCGTAGAGGAAACCGCGAGCGAGGATAAAGATGAACACGCTAAAGCTATTAAACCCGTGGAAAATACAGATCGTAAAACACTGCTGAACCCTAAGGATGAAACGCAGGTGCGCAAAATTTGCGGGCATGAGCTCAAGTTTACTCACCTGAGTAAAGTTTACTGGCCCGAAGATGGTGTAACCAAGCGGGATATGTTCAATTACTATTACCAGGTTGCGGATTATATATTGCCATATTTGAAAGATAGGCCGATGTCGCTCAACAGGTTCCCGGATGGGATTCATGGGCCAAGCTTTTATCAAAAGGATATAAAAGGTAAAGCTCCGGATTGGATGACCAAAACATTCCCATATACCAATGGGGAAGGGGAACACAAAGAATACCTGGTAGGTTCTGATGAATCCTATTTGCTGTGGATGGCCTCATTGGGATGTATTGAGATGAATCCCTGGTTTAGCCGGGTAAAATCGCCGGATAACCCTGACTATTGTGTGATAGACCTTGATCCGGATAAAAATACATTCGACCAGGTTATTGAGGCTGCTCTGGAAGTTAAAAAAGTATTGGATGCTATCGACGTGCCATCGTGCTGTAAAACATCGGGCTCAACGGGGATGCATATTTATATTCCGTTAGGGGCCAAGTATGATTATGATCAGTCACAAATGTTTGCCCGACTGGTTGTTGGTATTGTGCACAAACGAATTCCTGATTACACCAGCCTGGAACGCATGGTAGCCAAGCGAAATGGTAAAATGTACCTCGATTTTCTGCAAAACCGCCCAGGAGCTACCATTGCCGGTCCGTATTCATTAAGGCCTAAACCGGGTGCAACGGTTTCCATGCCCTTGCATTGGGATGAAGTAAAACCAGGCCTCACCATGAAGGATTTTACCATTTTTAATTCCGTCGACCGCCTGAAGGAAACCGGTGACCTGTTTAAAGGTGTGCTGGCGAAAGGCATCGACCTGGAGAAAACAATTAAGAAAGCGAAGAGCGTGTTTGAATAG
- a CDS encoding class I fructose-bisphosphate aldolase, with amino-acid sequence MEFQNLKDIAKQLMAGNKGLLAMDESTATCNKRFKALNIPQTEEYRRKYRDLIVNTPKLEEAISGAILFDETIRQSTTNGKLFVDILKEKGIIPGIKVDESARDMDGFPGEKITEGLDGLHERLTEYYKMGARFAKWRAVITIGENTPTSGSIKANAFLLARYAIICQEVGIVPIVEPEVLMDGDHSLKTCADVTNEVLHTVFNQLYQQRVNFEGMILKPNMIVPGIKAAQQDSADAVADATINCFLRCVPASVPGIAFLSGGQSPELASERLNAMHVRFKDKMPWALTFSYSRAVQQPALEKWGGSDENIAEAQRLLYERAHINTIARDGKYTPELEKHPVA; translated from the coding sequence ATGGAATTCCAAAACCTTAAAGATATCGCAAAGCAGCTAATGGCCGGCAATAAAGGCCTGTTGGCAATGGACGAAAGTACCGCGACCTGTAACAAACGTTTCAAGGCCTTGAATATCCCGCAAACCGAAGAATACCGCCGAAAATACCGCGACCTCATCGTAAACACGCCAAAACTGGAGGAAGCCATAAGTGGGGCCATTTTGTTTGATGAAACAATACGGCAAAGCACTACCAACGGTAAGCTGTTTGTAGATATCCTGAAGGAAAAAGGAATTATCCCCGGTATTAAAGTAGATGAAAGCGCACGGGATATGGATGGTTTCCCTGGTGAGAAAATAACTGAGGGACTTGACGGGTTGCACGAACGTTTGACCGAATATTATAAAATGGGTGCGCGTTTTGCCAAATGGCGTGCAGTTATAACCATTGGTGAAAATACGCCTACAAGCGGCAGCATCAAGGCCAATGCTTTTTTGCTGGCCCGTTATGCTATTATATGCCAGGAAGTTGGTATTGTGCCTATTGTTGAGCCCGAAGTTTTAATGGATGGTGACCATTCACTTAAAACCTGTGCCGATGTAACTAACGAGGTTTTACATACCGTATTTAACCAGCTGTACCAGCAAAGGGTAAATTTTGAGGGCATGATTCTGAAGCCTAACATGATAGTTCCGGGCATTAAAGCCGCGCAGCAGGATAGTGCAGATGCTGTAGCCGATGCCACTATTAACTGCTTTTTACGCTGTGTGCCTGCTTCTGTTCCCGGTATTGCGTTTCTTTCGGGCGGTCAATCTCCCGAATTAGCTTCAGAACGTCTGAATGCTATGCATGTACGTTTCAAAGATAAAATGCCATGGGCTTTAACTTTCTCATACTCGCGTGCGGTACAGCAACCCGCCCTTGAAAAATGGGGTGGAAGTGATGAAAACATCGCGGAAGCACAAAGATTGCTTTATGAGCGGGCCCATATCAATACAATTGCCCGTGATGGTAAATATACACCGGAGCTGGAGAAGCACCCGGTAGCCTAA
- a CDS encoding DUF3606 domain-containing protein, translated as MDNRNKTGAPDNSLINTSENYEVEYWANKFGVRPERLKTAVRAVGNSAAAVAKYLSNK; from the coding sequence ATGGACAACAGGAACAAAACCGGCGCACCGGATAACAGCCTTATTAATACCAGCGAAAATTATGAGGTTGAATATTGGGCAAACAAATTTGGTGTTCGCCCCGAAAGGTTAAAAACAGCGGTGCGGGCTGTCGGTAATTCTGCGGCAGCGGTAGCCAAGTATTTGAGCAACAAATAA
- a CDS encoding AraC family transcriptional regulator — protein sequence MKKPEHPNIIADQDIKDSFSVESWEKKHFDDQRMHRATYNRIFLITSGSGEAIIDNSSYPIAGDQLLLVAKGQLFTFSADTVLTGHAICFGDCFWERAPQSANNCKAVLFNNASDNQQIPLNNDDLQELSPLFEILHTEFTKAPYINKLDAMAAYLKIIMIKIANINASLSKGYDSYDNQLYRQFLELVSRQYQNTHEVAEFAKQMGISTRKLTELCNRCAGKGAKDIINGQLISEAKRSLQFSAKPVKEIAYHLNFSTPEQFSHFFKKNTMVSPHQYRSHFVHIGM from the coding sequence ATGAAGAAGCCCGAACATCCTAATATTATTGCCGACCAGGATATCAAAGATTCATTCTCTGTAGAAAGCTGGGAGAAAAAGCATTTTGATGATCAACGGATGCACAGGGCAACTTACAATCGGATATTCTTAATTACATCGGGGTCGGGCGAGGCGATTATTGACAATTCCTCCTATCCTATTGCAGGTGACCAACTTCTTCTGGTTGCCAAAGGGCAACTTTTCACCTTTTCTGCCGATACTGTTTTGACAGGCCATGCCATCTGCTTTGGCGACTGCTTTTGGGAGCGAGCACCGCAAAGCGCTAATAACTGCAAGGCAGTATTATTTAATAATGCCTCTGATAACCAGCAAATACCATTAAACAACGATGATCTGCAGGAGCTAAGTCCACTTTTTGAAATTCTGCATACTGAATTTACAAAAGCACCTTACATCAATAAGCTTGATGCTATGGCGGCATATTTAAAGATCATCATGATTAAAATAGCCAATATCAACGCATCGCTAAGCAAGGGCTATGATAGTTACGACAACCAACTATACCGCCAGTTCCTGGAGCTGGTGAGCCGTCAATATCAGAACACGCATGAGGTTGCCGAATTTGCCAAACAAATGGGAATCTCCACACGCAAACTTACCGAGCTATGCAATCGCTGTGCAGGTAAAGGTGCAAAGGACATCATTAACGGGCAGCTCATTTCTGAAGCCAAACGCTCGTTACAGTTTTCGGCGAAGCCGGTAAAGGAAATTGCTTACCATCTTAACTTTTCAACGCCCGAGCAATTCAGTCATTTCTTTAAAAAGAACACCATGGTATCCCCCCATCAATACCGTTCGCACTTTGTACATATTGGCATGTGA